TCATTCATGTTCCGGCGGCTGATTCCGATGCTCGCCGACCGCTGGCACGTGATCGCCCCCGATCTCCTGGGATTCGGTCACTCCGACATGCCGCTGGTGGACGAGTTCGACTACAGTTTCGAGGCTCTCACCGATCTCACCCAGGAGCTGCTCGACCGGCTGGGTGTCGGGCGGTTCGCGATGTACGTGCAGGACTACGGCGCCCCGATCGGCTGGCGGCTGGCCCTGCGTCGTCCGGAAGCGGTGACCGCGATCGTCAGCCAGAGCGGCAACGCCTACGACGACGGACTGAATGAGGCCTTCTTCGAGACGCAGCGGGGGTACTGGAGGGAGCAGACCCGTGAGACCGAGGCCGTGGCCCGGCAGGCACTGACCCTGGAGGCGACCCGCTGGCAGTACGTGACCGGTGTCGCGGACGAGTCGGTCGTGGACCCGGACACCTGGGAGGGCGACTACGGTCTGCTGACCCGGCCGGGCAGCGATCGGGTACAGCTGCGCCTGTTCGCCGACTACGCCACGAATATCGATCTGTATCCCGACGTGCAGAGGTATTTTCGGGAGAGCCAGGTTCCGCTGCTCGCGGTCTGGGGCCGCAACGACCCGGTGTTCGACCCCGCCGGGGCCGAGGCCTTCGTCAAGGACCTTCCGCGGGCCGAGGTGCATCTTCTCGACGGCGGTCACTTCCTGCTGGAGAGCGCTCTCGACGAGGTGGTGCCGATCCTGCGCGCATTCTTCACCGACCGTCTGCGCAACGAGTAGCCGGACCGGAACGACTGACGGTGGACGCGTCGGGACACCGACGCGTCCACCACCGGTCATGCAGTGGAACTGATGTCGTTCAGGAACAGGCGCTGGAGATGAAATCGTCGAGATAGATCGCCGGGATGAGGGACCCCTGGGCCGGCAGCGGGTCCAGCCGCGGCGCCTGCTGCCGCTGGGAGACCATGTACTGCACCGGAGAACTGGTACCGGGGCCGGTGGACAGCAGAACCGCCCACGGGGTGAGGTTCCGGAACGACGACACGTGGTTGTCGAGGGCGTTTCCGTTGTCGAACTTCTTCCCCCGGAAGTCCTTGTCGCACGGGGCACCGTCAGCGGCCCGGGGCAGGACGTACCGACCACCGCCGTAGTCGGCCTTCTCATACATGCACATGTAGCCCTCGGGGCACAGGGAGTCGGCCTGTGCCTGTGACGAGACGGCGACCGAGGCGGTGGCGGACAATGCCACGGCCGAGACGACGGCGGCGATCCGGCCGACGAGTTTCATGGGGTTCCCTCTCCGGAGTGCGGCGACCTGTCTGGCCGATGCTGCAGCCGTGAACCTACGGGGCTCCGGTTCATTTCCTCTGGAGAACGAATGACACCGCCCTCCTCGGCGGTCCTCCCGCGCCGGGCGAGTTGACGTTTCATGGTCGGACCACGTCCACCCGGACGGTGTGGCCCTCGCCGACGTTCCCGGTGAACTGACCGGCGGCCGGGCCGCCGAGATCGAGACGGACGGCCAGGGTCTCGCGCCGGACGAAGTCGGCGTGCTCCCGGACCGCGTCCAGAACCTCGTCCGGACCGTCGACGCTCACGCGGACGGCGTCGGACGGATCGAAACCCGAGGCCCGACGTGCCTGCTGGACGACCCGGACCAGGTCCCGCGCCGTACCCTCGGCCGCCAGGGACGGCGTGACCCGGGCGTCCAGGGCCAGGGTGACCTCACGCTGTGACTCGACCACCCAGCCGGTACGGGGAATCTCGGTGATCTGGACGTCGTCGGGACCCACCGTGACGGTCTCGCCGTCCACGTCTACCGCCGCACTGTCCCCGCTCCGCAACCGGCCGACCAGGACCACCGGATCCTGCGCCCGGATCGCCCGGGCGATCTGCGGAGTCCGGGGCCCGAACCGCTTACCCAGGTTGCGGAAACTGGGCTTGACCGCGATGTCCACCACCGCGTCCGCCGCGTCCAGCCGCACCAGTTCCTTCACGTTGAGTTCGTCGGCTATGTCGTCGAGCA
This window of the Kineosporia sp. NBRC 101731 genome carries:
- a CDS encoding peptidase inhibitor family I36 protein, which produces MKLVGRIAAVVSAVALSATASVAVSSQAQADSLCPEGYMCMYEKADYGGGRYVLPRAADGAPCDKDFRGKKFDNGNALDNHVSSFRNLTPWAVLLSTGPGTSSPVQYMVSQRQQAPRLDPLPAQGSLIPAIYLDDFISSACS
- a CDS encoding alpha/beta hydrolase, whose translation is MTQIHHRFAEVDGRQLYYREAGPADAPVIVLLHGFPASSFMFRRLIPMLADRWHVIAPDLLGFGHSDMPLVDEFDYSFEALTDLTQELLDRLGVGRFAMYVQDYGAPIGWRLALRRPEAVTAIVSQSGNAYDDGLNEAFFETQRGYWREQTRETEAVARQALTLEATRWQYVTGVADESVVDPDTWEGDYGLLTRPGSDRVQLRLFADYATNIDLYPDVQRYFRESQVPLLAVWGRNDPVFDPAGAEAFVKDLPRAEVHLLDGGHFLLESALDEVVPILRAFFTDRLRNE